The genomic interval aactttaccaaagaagaaaatcaaaatactaaccaagctccaagagatgctagctttctctccttcttcttcttcttctccaagtagtatccggccaccacaagaactccaagaaagatgaagtattcggccaccacaagaggaagagagggagaaggtaatggccggccacaacaccaaggaaaaagggagagaaaacaatagaggttgtgtctcatgaaggcacccctaccccttcttttatattccttggcctaggcaaattaggaaatttatttacaataaaatttccttaatttccttgacatgatttatttgagaaaaataaaataaaatttcccaaataaactctaatggccggccacatcaagaggaagcaaattggacaagtttcaatcaacaattaaaactttccttatttgtttccggaaattttaaaataaaatttctctttaaaaatctcttcatggttaataaaaggaaatatctataattttaattttattaacatgtgaataattttaaagagaaaataaaaaatctctccaatctacaaataaggaaagagatctaatctctttctttaatcttttgtaaatcttttacaagagagatattttaattttaattctctttaaaatatatcttccacataataataaaaattaaaattaaatttctctttaatttattttggcggccctactagcttgggccggccacccaaaatcatacctaggccggccctagcttgttcccaagctagcttggccgacccccattgggtgggtatagaaggtgggtatagttgggtatagaactctataaataagaggctacgatagggaccgagaggaggaattggttttggtctcccgataaaattaagcatcccgtgttcgccccgaacacacaacttaattttatcaatgataattcattccactagagaactatcattgaaccaccgcaccaatcccaaattacatttttgggctccttgttattatgagtatgttagtctccctgtgtttaagatatcgaatgtccactaattaagtgagttactgacaactcatttaattaatgtctaagtccaagagtagtaccactcaaccttatcatcatgtcggactaagtccacctgcagggtttaacatgacaatccttatgagctcctcttggggacattatcatcctagtatctctaggacacagtttccttctataatcaacaacacacactataagtgatatcgtttcccaatttatcgggcttattgattcatcgaactaaatctcacccattgataaattaaagaaataaatatcaaatatatgtgcttgttattatattaggattaagagcacacacttccataataaccgaggtctttgttcctttataaagtcagtataaaagaaacgacctcaaatggtcctactcaatacactctgagtgtactagtgtaattatataatcaagataaactaatacctaattacactacgaccttctcatagtttgttcctttccattctggtcgtgagctactgtttataatttataaggtactgataacatcatcttctgtatgtgacaccacatactatgttatctacaatataaattaaatgaacaactacaaacaaatgtagataattagaccaaatgtgattctttattcataatgaatgtttacaaagcttaggctttcagtatacactccaacacacgaCCTGAACTCGGTGTCATGTCAGCTTGGTTCAGTCGACTAAATCTTCTGTTTAGTCAATCAATTCCATCCgtttctacaaaacaaagttaattcgatataacaataatatttctgcaaaacaaagttaacatagTATGAAATACTGTATGAGTAAGAGAAGACAATACGACCTGTCTTggtctcaacttggaaacctcccgatttcttcagttggatcagcgcctAAGGTTTGCCCCTTCTGGGATACGACCTCATTGCACTACCTCCAGTAGCTTATCTCAACTCACCTACCAaatatcaggtcctccagacatgtttagaCTTGACTGCTTAGCATCGGATCGGCTGTCAAGGCTTCCACTTGACTCGATATCGTGTCCTCCAGACCTACCGAGTCCACCTGCCAGATGTCAAGTCCACTTGATCCAtttggacttcctgcctggttcCACAATCTATtgagacttcccttgcctagaaTTGAGTTCAactaacctactaggactttctgagTTGAACATCCTACACACTAATTAACTTATTAGataacaataagacttaactCTAAACATTTAATAACATTAAAATATTGGTTCGATTATGATGTTCCCTGCACTAATAGTTCCAACTAAATAACTGGAGTTGTTCGAAATATCTCGTGGCTTCCCTTTGTCTTATGTAGTCCTGTATTGATTTCTCTGATCATTATAATCTATAAATTGTATAATAGAAGTTTAATACAATGTTTCCTTGTGAGACTATGCGAACTATTTCCTCTAGAATATGTGTGTGAAGAACATGGAGGTTACTTACAATGCAACCATGCAACATTCATAAGATAATTTCTGTTTGTCTCAGACTATATGAAAAATTAATTCCTACCCCAGTTCACTGAAAATTAATTCCCATTTGATTATAACAAATTTATAATCCTCTGCTTAACTGAACACCCGACGTATCATATACGAAAGAAGCAACAGTAATAAACTCGTCAATCAATGACTGATGTGGAACACACTAGACGGCCTGCacttacaaaataaaaaaataaaaaattcataaagtattcatttatttattatttgttccttaaaataattttactgaTTTTGAACTGTGAAGAATTCCCGAATACGTAACTCtcaacttgggagcgtgaggaatCTTCTTGCATCGTCCGTGCTGCCATCGCCTAAAgtttaagatttttattaaagaTGTACCATTCCGCTCCCAAATCGAGATTTCTCTTCTTCATTGACGCGACAGGCAGTTTCCATGCTCGGATTCATCGCGCGAAACCTAAAGATGGGATCTTGAACCGGTATCGCGATCTCGGCGGCCGCCCACAGTAAGTCCAGTAGGTTCATGATGGGTTTTGCAGTATAGCTGTGATTAAAAAACGGCGCTcgatttacttttgtatcctttACAGCTGCGGAGAAGGTCATTGAATGATCCATGGAAAAGCTGAAGACGTCTTCGTAGCACAAATTTCGCAACTTGTTATCTCAGTAAAAAAGATCGTCAAAAAGCtgcagttttttttaaaaaaaaattaaagcctTTATTTTGTTGGATCTTGCGAAGTCATGGAGGCAAGGGGTTTTGCGGACTGAAGCGGCGAAGCGGACATAATCACTTGGACGTCAAAGAGAGTGAGGAAGAGCAAGAGTAAGAGACAGAGAGGCTTGTTGAGGTGCAAGGAATCCGATTGCCTTTCTTCTCTTCTGGAACCGGTGCCATGTTTGCCATATTTGATTGAGAGAGGAGTATCGATTGATTAGTTTTGGTTTTCCCCGGAGGTATGAGAACTCTCTAAGTATGTTGTACTTTACTGCTTAAATTTCTCAGCTCAAAGTtcatttcttaaaaaaaaaatcattgttttCTTGTAACAAAGTATGATCAAATAGAATGCCACTTGTTGTAAAAACaattttttcttaagaaaattGCAGGTTTCGTTTCTAGCATAAGGTATTATCTTTTTTGCAAGGATGCGAGGAGCTGTTCTTGTTGCAATAGTTGCCTCAATTGGGAACTTGTTGCAGGGGTGGGACAATGCTACCATTGCAGGTAtattaaaaaagtaaaaataaaaataaaaatagagacaTAGCATCTTCCTTGCTTCAAATCTAATCAAAATAGGTTTATGATCCTGACCATCTCCCTTTCGACCTTGTTGTCATCATTTCTTTTTGTTCAGAGCATATGAATTTTTGCTTGAATATATGGTTTTCTTTCCTACATTTCAGGATCTATTCTGTTCATTAAAAAGGAATTCAAATTGGAAAATCACCCTGCCGTAGAGGGGCTAATAGTAGCAATGTCACTTATTGGTGCTATGATCATCACAACAGTATCTGGAATAGCATCAGACTGGATTGGTCGGCGACCTATGCTAATTATCTCAGCAATCCTCTTTTTTCTCAGTAGTTTGTTCATGTGCTTCTCCCCCAATGTCTATGTTCTGCTCTTGGCAAGGCTTATCGATGGATTTGGAATTGGTCTTGCCGTTACACTGGTTCCGGTATATATTTCAGAGACTGCCCCGGCAGAGATAAGGGGGTTGTTGAATACACTTCCTCAGTTCAGTGGTTCACTTGCCATGTTTCTCTCCTACTGTATAGTATTTGGAATGTCACTAAAGCCAAATCCAGACTGGAGATTAATGCTCGGTGTTCTTTCCATCCCTTCTCTTGTGTATTTCTCTCTGGCCATTTTTTATCTGCCGGAATCTCCAAGGTGGCTCGTAGGTAAAGGACGAATGTCAGAAGCAAAACTGGTTTTGCAGAgattgagagggagagaagacGTTTCAGGTCTGTGCTAGCATGAACTGACTCTAAATTGATTTAAACTAGAACTTGATTGTTGCTTTTCTGTGAACATCACTATCATTTGGCACACTAAATCTAGTTttaacttcttcttcctcaatcATGTAAATCTATGGAATGAAATCAAAGGATAGTCAATGGTAGTTTCACAAATGTTGTAAGCCACATGAAGTCTTGAAATAAAACAAAACAGTTGGGTTTCTCTTGCTTTTTTTTTTCCCTAATACAATAGCATCTTTCACAAAAGAATTGGGAGGAAACTGAGTTATAGTTTGTTATAAACTTCTAAATAGGTCACACTGCCTCTAAATTTGAAATTGTGATTCCTCGAATATCTTGTCCATTGGTCTGAACAAATTGTCAATTCTTTTTGCAAACTGTTCTTGACATCAACTTTTTACTGCATAATTCATTTGTCCCTGGTGTTCTAGTCAATCAGTCAAGTAactattttctcctttttcaagtaAACAGGAGAAATGGCCCTCCTTGTTGAGGGTTTAGGTGTAAGCGGTGAGACATTGATCGAGGATTACATAATCGGCCCAGCAAATGAGCTCGCTGATGATCAGGGAGTAATTGCTGATGAGGAACAAATCAAATTGTATGGAGCAGAAGAGGGTCTTTTCTGGGTGGCTAGGCCTGTTAAGGGAAGCATCCTTGGAAGTGCATTAAGTGTTCTATCTCGTCGTGGTAGTTTCGATACGCATGGTAAAGTACCTCTAATGGACCCTCTGGTGACTCTATTTGCAAGTGTCCATAAGAAGCTACTTGAGACAGGCAGCATGTTTTTTGGTAGTGTTCAAAGCACATTGTTCCCTAATTTTGGAAGTATGTTTAGTGTGGCAGAGCAGGCACCTAAAGATGAGCCATGGGATGAAGAGAGTGTTCAGCAGGAGGGTGAAGATGACTATGCATCTAATGGCGGAGGAGATGATTTGGATGACAATTTAGAAAGTCTACTAATCACACGGCAAACAACTAGTGTGGAAGGTGGGGAAATTCATGGTATGGGGCAAACTAGTCTGGTGCAGGATAATTTGGGTGAGGCAGTTAGTAGCATGGGCATTGGTGGCGGATGGCAAATCGCTTGGAAATGGTTAGATAGAGAAGGTGAAGATGGGAAGGGAGGAGGATTCAAGAGAATTTATCTACACCAGAAGGGTGTCCCTGGGTCACAAAGAGGTTCTCTTTTTTCGATTTCAGGAGGTGAAGCCCCAGAAGGTAGCAGCACATTTGTTCAGGCAGCAGCTTTGGTGAGTCAACCAGCTCTTTACTCAATGAAGCTAATGGACCTTAATCCTATCGGACCGGCAATGATCCATCCGCTCGAAATAGCATCTAGAGGTCCATTCTGGTCAGATCTTTACGAACCCGGAATACGGCACGCCTTGTTTCTTGGAATCGGGATCCAAATCCTTCAGCAGGTAGCTTTTTATATGTATGGTTTCTCTGTTATCTTTGTCGACCCTATGCTTTGATTATTCTAAATAAGACAATAAAGGTTCTTCTCATCTTGTTTTTGGGAACTTTTCGTCGTCACCATCATCACAAGACTAACATCGTCACCATCATCACAAGACTAACAATTCGAACATTTACAGGCAAATCCAGATATTCAGCTCTTCGAATTGACTAATCCTGATAACACTTTGTACTTGCAGTTGGCTGGCATAAATGGGATTCTATATTACACACCTCAAATACTCGAGCAAGCTGGTGTCGAAGTCATCCTTTCAAACATAGGCATCAGTTCAGATTCATCGTCTATACTTTTTAGTGCTCTCACAGCATTGTTAATGCTTCCTAGCATCGGCATTGCCATGAGGCTTATGGATATTTCAGGAAGAAGGTAACTACTCCTCGTTGCCATTGGCATTATTGTTTATCATCGATCTTCATGTATCTTATCTCACTGTGCAGGCTCCTCTTGTTGTCCACAATCCCTATCTTAATAGCTTCGCTGGTTGTCTTAGTCATTGCCAACCTTATCGAACTTGGCACAGTTGTTCGTGCTGTGTTCTCTACCGTTAGTGTTATTGTATACTTCTGTTTCTTCGTTATGGGATTTGGACCTGTTCCGAATATCGTTTGTGCCGAGATCTTCCCGACCCGGGTACGCAGTCTGTGCGTGGCTATCTGCGCGCTTGCATTCTGGATTGGCAATGTCGTCGTCACCTACACATTACCTTTGATGCTCGGCTCCATTGGCCTTGCAGGAGTCTTTGGAGTTTATGCAATAGTTTGCATCCTAGCTTTTGTGTTTGTGTTCCTAAGGGTTCCTGAAACCAAGAGCATGCCTCTTGAAATTATCGTAGAGTTCTTTAACGTTGGTTCGAAACGAGCTGCTATACAAGATTGATACTTATGCTACTGCAAGAACCTCTTCGCAGAGCCGGTGCCTCTCTGCTAAGTGTTTTTTTCCCTAGATTGTATCGTGAATCTGGTCGTGTAATCATGAATCCTTTTATCGATTGTTGAATATTGAGGAAGGAAATTTCTGGTCTGGCCAACCTCGACTGTCTCA from Zingiber officinale cultivar Zhangliang chromosome 6B, Zo_v1.1, whole genome shotgun sequence carries:
- the LOC121992825 gene encoding monosaccharide-sensing protein 2-like, with the translated sequence MRGAVLVAIVASIGNLLQGWDNATIAGSILFIKKEFKLENHPAVEGLIVAMSLIGAMIITTVSGIASDWIGRRPMLIISAILFFLSSLFMCFSPNVYVLLLARLIDGFGIGLAVTLVPVYISETAPAEIRGLLNTLPQFSGSLAMFLSYCIVFGMSLKPNPDWRLMLGVLSIPSLVYFSLAIFYLPESPRWLVGKGRMSEAKLVLQRLRGREDVSGEMALLVEGLGVSGETLIEDYIIGPANELADDQGVIADEEQIKLYGAEEGLFWVARPVKGSILGSALSVLSRRGSFDTHGKVPLMDPLVTLFASVHKKLLETGSMFFGSVQSTLFPNFGSMFSVAEQAPKDEPWDEESVQQEGEDDYASNGGGDDLDDNLESLLITRQTTSVEGGEIHGMGQTSLVQDNLGEAVSSMGIGGGWQIAWKWLDREGEDGKGGGFKRIYLHQKGVPGSQRGSLFSISGGEAPEGSSTFVQAAALVSQPALYSMKLMDLNPIGPAMIHPLEIASRGPFWSDLYEPGIRHALFLGIGIQILQQLAGINGILYYTPQILEQAGVEVILSNIGISSDSSSILFSALTALLMLPSIGIAMRLMDISGRRLLLLSTIPILIASLVVLVIANLIELGTVVRAVFSTVSVIVYFCFFVMGFGPVPNIVCAEIFPTRVRSLCVAICALAFWIGNVVVTYTLPLMLGSIGLAGVFGVYAIVCILAFVFVFLRVPETKSMPLEIIVEFFNVGSKRAAIQD